Proteins encoded within one genomic window of Ovis aries strain OAR_USU_Benz2616 breed Rambouillet chromosome 1, ARS-UI_Ramb_v3.0, whole genome shotgun sequence:
- the NECTIN4 gene encoding nectin-4 isoform X3, with translation MLTEKGSAERKASCPRDAVIRHCQPQSPLRRSEARPCAERRVGAQGREKAASPGRERKACLGAGQCLAGELETSDLVTVVLGQDARLPCFYRGDPGEQVEQVAWARVDAGEGGRELALLNSKYGLHVSSAYEGRVEQPPPPRNPLDGAVLLRNAVQADEGEYECRVSTFPAGSFQARLRLRVLVPPLPSLNPGPALEEGQGLTLAASCTAEGSPAPSVTWDTEVKGTASHRSFTHSRSAAVTSEFHLVPSRSMNGQPLTCVVSHPGLLQDQRITHILQVAFLAEASVRGLEDRKLWQVGREGAMLKCLSEGQPPPSYNWTRLDGPLPSGVRAEGDTLGFPTLTTEHSGTYVCRVSNALSSRDSQVVVDVLADPEDAAGKQVDLVSASVVVVGVIAALLFCLLVVVVVLMSRYHRRKAQQMTQKYEEELTLTRENSIRRLHSHHSDPRNQSEEPEGRSYSTLTTVREIETQTELPSPGPGRAEEEEDRDEGIKQAMNHFVQENGTLRAKPTGNGIYINGRGHLV, from the exons ATGCTGACGGAGAAAGGCTCCGCAGAAAGAAAAGCCTCCTGCCCGAGAGATGCCGTCATCCGCCACTGCCAGCCTCAGTCTCCCCTCCGGAGATCAGAGGCCAGGCCTTGTGCAGAGAGGAGAGTTGGGGCACAGGGTAGGGAGAAGGCAGCCAGCCCAGGCCGGGAACGGAAGGCCTGTCTGGGAGCAG GTCAGTGCCTTGCTGGTGAGCTGGAGACCTCGGACCTGGTGACCGTGGTGCTGGGCCAggatgccaggctgccctgcttCTACCGAGGGGATCCGGGCGAGCAGGTGGAGCAGGTGGCATGGGCTCGCGTGGATGCGGGCGAGGGCGGCCGGGAACTGGCACTGCTGAACTCCAAATACGGGCTGCACGTGAGCTCAGCCTACGAGGGCCGCGTGGAACAGCCGCCGCCCCCACGGAACCCCCTGGATGGTGCGGTACTGCTGCGCAACGCGGTGCAGGCTGACGAGGGCGAGTACGAGTGTCGCGTCAGCACCTTCCCTGCCGGAAGCTTCCAGGCAAGGCTGCGGCTCCGCGTTCTGG TGCCTCCCTTGCCCTCGCTGAATCCTGGTCCGGCGCTAGAAGAGGGCCAGGGCCTGACACTGGCAGCCTCCTGCACAGCAGAGGGCAGCCCGGCCCCCAGCGTTACCTGGGACACAGAGGTCAAGGGCACAGCATCCCACCGCTCCTTCACACACTCCCGCTCAGCTGCCGTCACTTCAGAATTCCATCTGGTGCCCAGCCGCAGCATGAACGGACAGCCACTTACCTGCGTGGTATCCCACCCTGGCCTGCTGCAGGACCAACGGATCACCCACATCCTCCAGGTGGCCT TCCTTGCGGAAGCCTCTGTGAGGGGCCTTGAAGACCGAAAGCTGTGGCAGGTTGGCAGAGAAGGGGCTATGCTCAAGTGCTTGAGTGAAGGGCAGCCCCCGCCCTCGTACAACTGGACACG gcTGGACGGGCCTCTGCCCAGTGGGGTACGAGCAGAAGGAGACACCCTGGGCTTCCCCACACTGACCACTGAGCACAGTGGCACATACGTCTGCCGTGTTAGCAATGCACTCTCCTCAAGGGATTCTCAGGTGGTGGTGGATGTTCTTG CAGACCCCGAGGATGCCGCCGGGAAGCAGGTGGACCTCGTGTCGGCCTCCGTGGTAGTGGTGGGCGTAATTGCTGCACTCTTGTTCTGCCTTCTGGTGGTGGTCGTGGTGCTCATGTCCCGATACCATCGGCGCAAGGCCCAGCAGATGACCCAGAAATA TGAGGAGGAGCTGACCCTGACCAGGGAGAACTCCATCCGGAGGCTGCATTCCCATCACTCGGACCCCAGAAACCAG AGTGAAGAGCCGGAGGGCCGCAGTTACTCCACGCTGACCACAGTGAGGGAGATTGAAACGCAGACCGAGCTGCCGTCTCCAGGCCCTGGgcgggcagaggaggaggaggatcgGGATGAAGGCATCAAGCAGGCCATGAACCATTTTGTTCAGGAGAACGGGACCCTGCGGGCCAAGCCCACGGGCAATGGCATCTACATCAACGGGCGGGGGCATCTGGTCTGA
- the NECTIN4 gene encoding nectin-4 isoform X7, with product MPLSLGAEMWGPVAWLLLLLLASFTGQCLAGELETSDLVTVVLGQDARLPCFYRGDPGEQVEQVAWARVDAGEGGRELALLNSKYGLHVSSAYEGRVEQPPPPRNPLDGAVLLRNAVQADEGEYECRVSTFPAGSFQARLRLRVLVPPLPSLNPGPALEEGQGLTLAASCTAEGSPAPSVTWDTEVKGTASHRSFTHSRSAAVTSEFHLVPSRSMNGQPLTCVVSHPGLLQDQRITHILQVAFLAEASVRGLEDRKLWQVGREGAMLKCLSEGQPPPSYNWTRLDGPLPSGVRAEGDTLGFPTLTTEHSGTYVCRVSNALSSRDSQVVVDVLDPEDAAGKQVDLVSASVVVVGVIAALLFCLLVVVVVLMSRYHRRKAQQMTQKYEEELTLTRENSIRRLHSHHSDPRNQSEEPEGRSYSTLTTVREIETQTELPSPGPGRAEEEEDRDEGIKQAMNHFVQENGTLRAKPTGNGIYINGRGHLV from the exons atgcctctgtccctgggagccGAGATGTGGGGTCCTGtggcctggctgctgctgctgctcctggcaTCATTTACAG GTCAGTGCCTTGCTGGTGAGCTGGAGACCTCGGACCTGGTGACCGTGGTGCTGGGCCAggatgccaggctgccctgcttCTACCGAGGGGATCCGGGCGAGCAGGTGGAGCAGGTGGCATGGGCTCGCGTGGATGCGGGCGAGGGCGGCCGGGAACTGGCACTGCTGAACTCCAAATACGGGCTGCACGTGAGCTCAGCCTACGAGGGCCGCGTGGAACAGCCGCCGCCCCCACGGAACCCCCTGGATGGTGCGGTACTGCTGCGCAACGCGGTGCAGGCTGACGAGGGCGAGTACGAGTGTCGCGTCAGCACCTTCCCTGCCGGAAGCTTCCAGGCAAGGCTGCGGCTCCGCGTTCTGG TGCCTCCCTTGCCCTCGCTGAATCCTGGTCCGGCGCTAGAAGAGGGCCAGGGCCTGACACTGGCAGCCTCCTGCACAGCAGAGGGCAGCCCGGCCCCCAGCGTTACCTGGGACACAGAGGTCAAGGGCACAGCATCCCACCGCTCCTTCACACACTCCCGCTCAGCTGCCGTCACTTCAGAATTCCATCTGGTGCCCAGCCGCAGCATGAACGGACAGCCACTTACCTGCGTGGTATCCCACCCTGGCCTGCTGCAGGACCAACGGATCACCCACATCCTCCAGGTGGCCT TCCTTGCGGAAGCCTCTGTGAGGGGCCTTGAAGACCGAAAGCTGTGGCAGGTTGGCAGAGAAGGGGCTATGCTCAAGTGCTTGAGTGAAGGGCAGCCCCCGCCCTCGTACAACTGGACACG gcTGGACGGGCCTCTGCCCAGTGGGGTACGAGCAGAAGGAGACACCCTGGGCTTCCCCACACTGACCACTGAGCACAGTGGCACATACGTCTGCCGTGTTAGCAATGCACTCTCCTCAAGGGATTCTCAGGTGGTGGTGGATGTTCTTG ACCCCGAGGATGCCGCCGGGAAGCAGGTGGACCTCGTGTCGGCCTCCGTGGTAGTGGTGGGCGTAATTGCTGCACTCTTGTTCTGCCTTCTGGTGGTGGTCGTGGTGCTCATGTCCCGATACCATCGGCGCAAGGCCCAGCAGATGACCCAGAAATA TGAGGAGGAGCTGACCCTGACCAGGGAGAACTCCATCCGGAGGCTGCATTCCCATCACTCGGACCCCAGAAACCAG AGTGAAGAGCCGGAGGGCCGCAGTTACTCCACGCTGACCACAGTGAGGGAGATTGAAACGCAGACCGAGCTGCCGTCTCCAGGCCCTGGgcgggcagaggaggaggaggatcgGGATGAAGGCATCAAGCAGGCCATGAACCATTTTGTTCAGGAGAACGGGACCCTGCGGGCCAAGCCCACGGGCAATGGCATCTACATCAACGGGCGGGGGCATCTGGTCTGA
- the NECTIN4 gene encoding nectin-4 isoform X2 — translation MLTEKGSAERKASCPRDAVIRHCQPQSPLRRSEARPCAERRVGAQGREKAASPGRERKACLGAGQCLAGELETSDLVTVVLGQDARLPCFYRGDPGEQVEQVAWARVDAGEGGRELALLNSKYGLHVSSAYEGRVEQPPPPRNPLDGAVLLRNAVQADEGEYECRVSTFPAGSFQARLRLRVLVPPLPSLNPGPALEEGQGLTLAASCTAEGSPAPSVTWDTEVKGTASHRSFTHSRSAAVTSEFHLVPSRSMNGQPLTCVVSHPGLLQDQRITHILQVAFLAEASVRGLEDRKLWQVGREGAMLKCLSEGQPPPSYNWTRLDGPLPSGVRAEGDTLGFPTLTTEHSGTYVCRVSNALSSRDSQVVVDVLDPEDAAGKQVDLVSASVVVVGVIAALLFCLLVVVVVLMSRYHRRKAQQMTQKYEEELTLTRENSIRRLHSHHSDPRNQPEESVGLRAEGHPDSLKDNSSCSVMSEEPEGRSYSTLTTVREIETQTELPSPGPGRAEEEEDRDEGIKQAMNHFVQENGTLRAKPTGNGIYINGRGHLV, via the exons ATGCTGACGGAGAAAGGCTCCGCAGAAAGAAAAGCCTCCTGCCCGAGAGATGCCGTCATCCGCCACTGCCAGCCTCAGTCTCCCCTCCGGAGATCAGAGGCCAGGCCTTGTGCAGAGAGGAGAGTTGGGGCACAGGGTAGGGAGAAGGCAGCCAGCCCAGGCCGGGAACGGAAGGCCTGTCTGGGAGCAG GTCAGTGCCTTGCTGGTGAGCTGGAGACCTCGGACCTGGTGACCGTGGTGCTGGGCCAggatgccaggctgccctgcttCTACCGAGGGGATCCGGGCGAGCAGGTGGAGCAGGTGGCATGGGCTCGCGTGGATGCGGGCGAGGGCGGCCGGGAACTGGCACTGCTGAACTCCAAATACGGGCTGCACGTGAGCTCAGCCTACGAGGGCCGCGTGGAACAGCCGCCGCCCCCACGGAACCCCCTGGATGGTGCGGTACTGCTGCGCAACGCGGTGCAGGCTGACGAGGGCGAGTACGAGTGTCGCGTCAGCACCTTCCCTGCCGGAAGCTTCCAGGCAAGGCTGCGGCTCCGCGTTCTGG TGCCTCCCTTGCCCTCGCTGAATCCTGGTCCGGCGCTAGAAGAGGGCCAGGGCCTGACACTGGCAGCCTCCTGCACAGCAGAGGGCAGCCCGGCCCCCAGCGTTACCTGGGACACAGAGGTCAAGGGCACAGCATCCCACCGCTCCTTCACACACTCCCGCTCAGCTGCCGTCACTTCAGAATTCCATCTGGTGCCCAGCCGCAGCATGAACGGACAGCCACTTACCTGCGTGGTATCCCACCCTGGCCTGCTGCAGGACCAACGGATCACCCACATCCTCCAGGTGGCCT TCCTTGCGGAAGCCTCTGTGAGGGGCCTTGAAGACCGAAAGCTGTGGCAGGTTGGCAGAGAAGGGGCTATGCTCAAGTGCTTGAGTGAAGGGCAGCCCCCGCCCTCGTACAACTGGACACG gcTGGACGGGCCTCTGCCCAGTGGGGTACGAGCAGAAGGAGACACCCTGGGCTTCCCCACACTGACCACTGAGCACAGTGGCACATACGTCTGCCGTGTTAGCAATGCACTCTCCTCAAGGGATTCTCAGGTGGTGGTGGATGTTCTTG ACCCCGAGGATGCCGCCGGGAAGCAGGTGGACCTCGTGTCGGCCTCCGTGGTAGTGGTGGGCGTAATTGCTGCACTCTTGTTCTGCCTTCTGGTGGTGGTCGTGGTGCTCATGTCCCGATACCATCGGCGCAAGGCCCAGCAGATGACCCAGAAATA TGAGGAGGAGCTGACCCTGACCAGGGAGAACTCCATCCGGAGGCTGCATTCCCATCACTCGGACCCCAGAAACCAG CCGGAGGAGAGTGTAGGGCTGAGAGCCGAGGGCCACCCCGATAGTCTCAAGGACAACAGTAGCTGCTCTGTGATG AGTGAAGAGCCGGAGGGCCGCAGTTACTCCACGCTGACCACAGTGAGGGAGATTGAAACGCAGACCGAGCTGCCGTCTCCAGGCCCTGGgcgggcagaggaggaggaggatcgGGATGAAGGCATCAAGCAGGCCATGAACCATTTTGTTCAGGAGAACGGGACCCTGCGGGCCAAGCCCACGGGCAATGGCATCTACATCAACGGGCGGGGGCATCTGGTCTGA
- the NECTIN4 gene encoding nectin-4 isoform X1: MLTEKGSAERKASCPRDAVIRHCQPQSPLRRSEARPCAERRVGAQGREKAASPGRERKACLGAGQCLAGELETSDLVTVVLGQDARLPCFYRGDPGEQVEQVAWARVDAGEGGRELALLNSKYGLHVSSAYEGRVEQPPPPRNPLDGAVLLRNAVQADEGEYECRVSTFPAGSFQARLRLRVLVPPLPSLNPGPALEEGQGLTLAASCTAEGSPAPSVTWDTEVKGTASHRSFTHSRSAAVTSEFHLVPSRSMNGQPLTCVVSHPGLLQDQRITHILQVAFLAEASVRGLEDRKLWQVGREGAMLKCLSEGQPPPSYNWTRLDGPLPSGVRAEGDTLGFPTLTTEHSGTYVCRVSNALSSRDSQVVVDVLADPEDAAGKQVDLVSASVVVVGVIAALLFCLLVVVVVLMSRYHRRKAQQMTQKYEEELTLTRENSIRRLHSHHSDPRNQPEESVGLRAEGHPDSLKDNSSCSVMSEEPEGRSYSTLTTVREIETQTELPSPGPGRAEEEEDRDEGIKQAMNHFVQENGTLRAKPTGNGIYINGRGHLV; this comes from the exons ATGCTGACGGAGAAAGGCTCCGCAGAAAGAAAAGCCTCCTGCCCGAGAGATGCCGTCATCCGCCACTGCCAGCCTCAGTCTCCCCTCCGGAGATCAGAGGCCAGGCCTTGTGCAGAGAGGAGAGTTGGGGCACAGGGTAGGGAGAAGGCAGCCAGCCCAGGCCGGGAACGGAAGGCCTGTCTGGGAGCAG GTCAGTGCCTTGCTGGTGAGCTGGAGACCTCGGACCTGGTGACCGTGGTGCTGGGCCAggatgccaggctgccctgcttCTACCGAGGGGATCCGGGCGAGCAGGTGGAGCAGGTGGCATGGGCTCGCGTGGATGCGGGCGAGGGCGGCCGGGAACTGGCACTGCTGAACTCCAAATACGGGCTGCACGTGAGCTCAGCCTACGAGGGCCGCGTGGAACAGCCGCCGCCCCCACGGAACCCCCTGGATGGTGCGGTACTGCTGCGCAACGCGGTGCAGGCTGACGAGGGCGAGTACGAGTGTCGCGTCAGCACCTTCCCTGCCGGAAGCTTCCAGGCAAGGCTGCGGCTCCGCGTTCTGG TGCCTCCCTTGCCCTCGCTGAATCCTGGTCCGGCGCTAGAAGAGGGCCAGGGCCTGACACTGGCAGCCTCCTGCACAGCAGAGGGCAGCCCGGCCCCCAGCGTTACCTGGGACACAGAGGTCAAGGGCACAGCATCCCACCGCTCCTTCACACACTCCCGCTCAGCTGCCGTCACTTCAGAATTCCATCTGGTGCCCAGCCGCAGCATGAACGGACAGCCACTTACCTGCGTGGTATCCCACCCTGGCCTGCTGCAGGACCAACGGATCACCCACATCCTCCAGGTGGCCT TCCTTGCGGAAGCCTCTGTGAGGGGCCTTGAAGACCGAAAGCTGTGGCAGGTTGGCAGAGAAGGGGCTATGCTCAAGTGCTTGAGTGAAGGGCAGCCCCCGCCCTCGTACAACTGGACACG gcTGGACGGGCCTCTGCCCAGTGGGGTACGAGCAGAAGGAGACACCCTGGGCTTCCCCACACTGACCACTGAGCACAGTGGCACATACGTCTGCCGTGTTAGCAATGCACTCTCCTCAAGGGATTCTCAGGTGGTGGTGGATGTTCTTG CAGACCCCGAGGATGCCGCCGGGAAGCAGGTGGACCTCGTGTCGGCCTCCGTGGTAGTGGTGGGCGTAATTGCTGCACTCTTGTTCTGCCTTCTGGTGGTGGTCGTGGTGCTCATGTCCCGATACCATCGGCGCAAGGCCCAGCAGATGACCCAGAAATA TGAGGAGGAGCTGACCCTGACCAGGGAGAACTCCATCCGGAGGCTGCATTCCCATCACTCGGACCCCAGAAACCAG CCGGAGGAGAGTGTAGGGCTGAGAGCCGAGGGCCACCCCGATAGTCTCAAGGACAACAGTAGCTGCTCTGTGATG AGTGAAGAGCCGGAGGGCCGCAGTTACTCCACGCTGACCACAGTGAGGGAGATTGAAACGCAGACCGAGCTGCCGTCTCCAGGCCCTGGgcgggcagaggaggaggaggatcgGGATGAAGGCATCAAGCAGGCCATGAACCATTTTGTTCAGGAGAACGGGACCCTGCGGGCCAAGCCCACGGGCAATGGCATCTACATCAACGGGCGGGGGCATCTGGTCTGA
- the NECTIN4 gene encoding nectin-4 isoform X5, producing MPLSLGAEMWGPVAWLLLLLLASFTGQCLAGELETSDLVTVVLGQDARLPCFYRGDPGEQVEQVAWARVDAGEGGRELALLNSKYGLHVSSAYEGRVEQPPPPRNPLDGAVLLRNAVQADEGEYECRVSTFPAGSFQARLRLRVLVPPLPSLNPGPALEEGQGLTLAASCTAEGSPAPSVTWDTEVKGTASHRSFTHSRSAAVTSEFHLVPSRSMNGQPLTCVVSHPGLLQDQRITHILQVAFLAEASVRGLEDRKLWQVGREGAMLKCLSEGQPPPSYNWTRLDGPLPSGVRAEGDTLGFPTLTTEHSGTYVCRVSNALSSRDSQVVVDVLDPEDAAGKQVDLVSASVVVVGVIAALLFCLLVVVVVLMSRYHRRKAQQMTQKYEEELTLTRENSIRRLHSHHSDPRNQPEESVGLRAEGHPDSLKDNSSCSVMSEEPEGRSYSTLTTVREIETQTELPSPGPGRAEEEEDRDEGIKQAMNHFVQENGTLRAKPTGNGIYINGRGHLV from the exons atgcctctgtccctgggagccGAGATGTGGGGTCCTGtggcctggctgctgctgctgctcctggcaTCATTTACAG GTCAGTGCCTTGCTGGTGAGCTGGAGACCTCGGACCTGGTGACCGTGGTGCTGGGCCAggatgccaggctgccctgcttCTACCGAGGGGATCCGGGCGAGCAGGTGGAGCAGGTGGCATGGGCTCGCGTGGATGCGGGCGAGGGCGGCCGGGAACTGGCACTGCTGAACTCCAAATACGGGCTGCACGTGAGCTCAGCCTACGAGGGCCGCGTGGAACAGCCGCCGCCCCCACGGAACCCCCTGGATGGTGCGGTACTGCTGCGCAACGCGGTGCAGGCTGACGAGGGCGAGTACGAGTGTCGCGTCAGCACCTTCCCTGCCGGAAGCTTCCAGGCAAGGCTGCGGCTCCGCGTTCTGG TGCCTCCCTTGCCCTCGCTGAATCCTGGTCCGGCGCTAGAAGAGGGCCAGGGCCTGACACTGGCAGCCTCCTGCACAGCAGAGGGCAGCCCGGCCCCCAGCGTTACCTGGGACACAGAGGTCAAGGGCACAGCATCCCACCGCTCCTTCACACACTCCCGCTCAGCTGCCGTCACTTCAGAATTCCATCTGGTGCCCAGCCGCAGCATGAACGGACAGCCACTTACCTGCGTGGTATCCCACCCTGGCCTGCTGCAGGACCAACGGATCACCCACATCCTCCAGGTGGCCT TCCTTGCGGAAGCCTCTGTGAGGGGCCTTGAAGACCGAAAGCTGTGGCAGGTTGGCAGAGAAGGGGCTATGCTCAAGTGCTTGAGTGAAGGGCAGCCCCCGCCCTCGTACAACTGGACACG gcTGGACGGGCCTCTGCCCAGTGGGGTACGAGCAGAAGGAGACACCCTGGGCTTCCCCACACTGACCACTGAGCACAGTGGCACATACGTCTGCCGTGTTAGCAATGCACTCTCCTCAAGGGATTCTCAGGTGGTGGTGGATGTTCTTG ACCCCGAGGATGCCGCCGGGAAGCAGGTGGACCTCGTGTCGGCCTCCGTGGTAGTGGTGGGCGTAATTGCTGCACTCTTGTTCTGCCTTCTGGTGGTGGTCGTGGTGCTCATGTCCCGATACCATCGGCGCAAGGCCCAGCAGATGACCCAGAAATA TGAGGAGGAGCTGACCCTGACCAGGGAGAACTCCATCCGGAGGCTGCATTCCCATCACTCGGACCCCAGAAACCAG CCGGAGGAGAGTGTAGGGCTGAGAGCCGAGGGCCACCCCGATAGTCTCAAGGACAACAGTAGCTGCTCTGTGATG AGTGAAGAGCCGGAGGGCCGCAGTTACTCCACGCTGACCACAGTGAGGGAGATTGAAACGCAGACCGAGCTGCCGTCTCCAGGCCCTGGgcgggcagaggaggaggaggatcgGGATGAAGGCATCAAGCAGGCCATGAACCATTTTGTTCAGGAGAACGGGACCCTGCGGGCCAAGCCCACGGGCAATGGCATCTACATCAACGGGCGGGGGCATCTGGTCTGA
- the NECTIN4 gene encoding nectin-4 isoform X4, translating to MPLSLGAEMWGPVAWLLLLLLASFTGQCLAGELETSDLVTVVLGQDARLPCFYRGDPGEQVEQVAWARVDAGEGGRELALLNSKYGLHVSSAYEGRVEQPPPPRNPLDGAVLLRNAVQADEGEYECRVSTFPAGSFQARLRLRVLVPPLPSLNPGPALEEGQGLTLAASCTAEGSPAPSVTWDTEVKGTASHRSFTHSRSAAVTSEFHLVPSRSMNGQPLTCVVSHPGLLQDQRITHILQVAFLAEASVRGLEDRKLWQVGREGAMLKCLSEGQPPPSYNWTRLDGPLPSGVRAEGDTLGFPTLTTEHSGTYVCRVSNALSSRDSQVVVDVLADPEDAAGKQVDLVSASVVVVGVIAALLFCLLVVVVVLMSRYHRRKAQQMTQKYEEELTLTRENSIRRLHSHHSDPRNQPEESVGLRAEGHPDSLKDNSSCSVMSEEPEGRSYSTLTTVREIETQTELPSPGPGRAEEEEDRDEGIKQAMNHFVQENGTLRAKPTGNGIYINGRGHLV from the exons atgcctctgtccctgggagccGAGATGTGGGGTCCTGtggcctggctgctgctgctgctcctggcaTCATTTACAG GTCAGTGCCTTGCTGGTGAGCTGGAGACCTCGGACCTGGTGACCGTGGTGCTGGGCCAggatgccaggctgccctgcttCTACCGAGGGGATCCGGGCGAGCAGGTGGAGCAGGTGGCATGGGCTCGCGTGGATGCGGGCGAGGGCGGCCGGGAACTGGCACTGCTGAACTCCAAATACGGGCTGCACGTGAGCTCAGCCTACGAGGGCCGCGTGGAACAGCCGCCGCCCCCACGGAACCCCCTGGATGGTGCGGTACTGCTGCGCAACGCGGTGCAGGCTGACGAGGGCGAGTACGAGTGTCGCGTCAGCACCTTCCCTGCCGGAAGCTTCCAGGCAAGGCTGCGGCTCCGCGTTCTGG TGCCTCCCTTGCCCTCGCTGAATCCTGGTCCGGCGCTAGAAGAGGGCCAGGGCCTGACACTGGCAGCCTCCTGCACAGCAGAGGGCAGCCCGGCCCCCAGCGTTACCTGGGACACAGAGGTCAAGGGCACAGCATCCCACCGCTCCTTCACACACTCCCGCTCAGCTGCCGTCACTTCAGAATTCCATCTGGTGCCCAGCCGCAGCATGAACGGACAGCCACTTACCTGCGTGGTATCCCACCCTGGCCTGCTGCAGGACCAACGGATCACCCACATCCTCCAGGTGGCCT TCCTTGCGGAAGCCTCTGTGAGGGGCCTTGAAGACCGAAAGCTGTGGCAGGTTGGCAGAGAAGGGGCTATGCTCAAGTGCTTGAGTGAAGGGCAGCCCCCGCCCTCGTACAACTGGACACG gcTGGACGGGCCTCTGCCCAGTGGGGTACGAGCAGAAGGAGACACCCTGGGCTTCCCCACACTGACCACTGAGCACAGTGGCACATACGTCTGCCGTGTTAGCAATGCACTCTCCTCAAGGGATTCTCAGGTGGTGGTGGATGTTCTTG CAGACCCCGAGGATGCCGCCGGGAAGCAGGTGGACCTCGTGTCGGCCTCCGTGGTAGTGGTGGGCGTAATTGCTGCACTCTTGTTCTGCCTTCTGGTGGTGGTCGTGGTGCTCATGTCCCGATACCATCGGCGCAAGGCCCAGCAGATGACCCAGAAATA TGAGGAGGAGCTGACCCTGACCAGGGAGAACTCCATCCGGAGGCTGCATTCCCATCACTCGGACCCCAGAAACCAG CCGGAGGAGAGTGTAGGGCTGAGAGCCGAGGGCCACCCCGATAGTCTCAAGGACAACAGTAGCTGCTCTGTGATG AGTGAAGAGCCGGAGGGCCGCAGTTACTCCACGCTGACCACAGTGAGGGAGATTGAAACGCAGACCGAGCTGCCGTCTCCAGGCCCTGGgcgggcagaggaggaggaggatcgGGATGAAGGCATCAAGCAGGCCATGAACCATTTTGTTCAGGAGAACGGGACCCTGCGGGCCAAGCCCACGGGCAATGGCATCTACATCAACGGGCGGGGGCATCTGGTCTGA
- the NECTIN4 gene encoding nectin-4 isoform X6 has protein sequence MLTEKGSAERKASCPRDAVIRHCQPQSPLRRSEARPCAERRVGAQGREKAASPGRERKACLGAGQCLAGELETSDLVTVVLGQDARLPCFYRGDPGEQVEQVAWARVDAGEGGRELALLNSKYGLHVSSAYEGRVEQPPPPRNPLDGAVLLRNAVQADEGEYECRVSTFPAGSFQARLRLRVLVPPLPSLNPGPALEEGQGLTLAASCTAEGSPAPSVTWDTEVKGTASHRSFTHSRSAAVTSEFHLVPSRSMNGQPLTCVVSHPGLLQDQRITHILQVAFLAEASVRGLEDRKLWQVGREGAMLKCLSEGQPPPSYNWTRLDGPLPSGVRAEGDTLGFPTLTTEHSGTYVCRVSNALSSRDSQVVVDVLADPEDAAGKQVDLVSASVVVVGVIAALLFCLLVVVVVLMSRYHRRKAQQMTQKYEEELTLTRENSIRRLHSHHSDPRNQPEESVGLRAEGHPDSLKDNSSCSVMVRPPAPPVSPALCSGPSPGPRCE, from the exons ATGCTGACGGAGAAAGGCTCCGCAGAAAGAAAAGCCTCCTGCCCGAGAGATGCCGTCATCCGCCACTGCCAGCCTCAGTCTCCCCTCCGGAGATCAGAGGCCAGGCCTTGTGCAGAGAGGAGAGTTGGGGCACAGGGTAGGGAGAAGGCAGCCAGCCCAGGCCGGGAACGGAAGGCCTGTCTGGGAGCAG GTCAGTGCCTTGCTGGTGAGCTGGAGACCTCGGACCTGGTGACCGTGGTGCTGGGCCAggatgccaggctgccctgcttCTACCGAGGGGATCCGGGCGAGCAGGTGGAGCAGGTGGCATGGGCTCGCGTGGATGCGGGCGAGGGCGGCCGGGAACTGGCACTGCTGAACTCCAAATACGGGCTGCACGTGAGCTCAGCCTACGAGGGCCGCGTGGAACAGCCGCCGCCCCCACGGAACCCCCTGGATGGTGCGGTACTGCTGCGCAACGCGGTGCAGGCTGACGAGGGCGAGTACGAGTGTCGCGTCAGCACCTTCCCTGCCGGAAGCTTCCAGGCAAGGCTGCGGCTCCGCGTTCTGG TGCCTCCCTTGCCCTCGCTGAATCCTGGTCCGGCGCTAGAAGAGGGCCAGGGCCTGACACTGGCAGCCTCCTGCACAGCAGAGGGCAGCCCGGCCCCCAGCGTTACCTGGGACACAGAGGTCAAGGGCACAGCATCCCACCGCTCCTTCACACACTCCCGCTCAGCTGCCGTCACTTCAGAATTCCATCTGGTGCCCAGCCGCAGCATGAACGGACAGCCACTTACCTGCGTGGTATCCCACCCTGGCCTGCTGCAGGACCAACGGATCACCCACATCCTCCAGGTGGCCT TCCTTGCGGAAGCCTCTGTGAGGGGCCTTGAAGACCGAAAGCTGTGGCAGGTTGGCAGAGAAGGGGCTATGCTCAAGTGCTTGAGTGAAGGGCAGCCCCCGCCCTCGTACAACTGGACACG gcTGGACGGGCCTCTGCCCAGTGGGGTACGAGCAGAAGGAGACACCCTGGGCTTCCCCACACTGACCACTGAGCACAGTGGCACATACGTCTGCCGTGTTAGCAATGCACTCTCCTCAAGGGATTCTCAGGTGGTGGTGGATGTTCTTG CAGACCCCGAGGATGCCGCCGGGAAGCAGGTGGACCTCGTGTCGGCCTCCGTGGTAGTGGTGGGCGTAATTGCTGCACTCTTGTTCTGCCTTCTGGTGGTGGTCGTGGTGCTCATGTCCCGATACCATCGGCGCAAGGCCCAGCAGATGACCCAGAAATA TGAGGAGGAGCTGACCCTGACCAGGGAGAACTCCATCCGGAGGCTGCATTCCCATCACTCGGACCCCAGAAACCAG CCGGAGGAGAGTGTAGGGCTGAGAGCCGAGGGCCACCCCGATAGTCTCAAGGACAACAGTAGCTGCTCTGTGATGGTGAGGCCCCCGGCCCCACCGGTGTCCCCAGCACTCTGCTCAGGCCCCTCTCCCGGCCCCCGATGTG AGTGA